One window from the genome of Carcharodon carcharias isolate sCarCar2 chromosome 9, sCarCar2.pri, whole genome shotgun sequence encodes:
- the fam72a gene encoding protein FAM72A: MKAVLLADTEMELYSTDIPPTRAVDFVGNCYSTESCKCKIKDIACLKCGNAVGYHVVVPCKPCLLSCNNGHFWMFHSQVIYAVNRLDSSGIDLLLWGNLPDTEDEENVYNLSDDECIR, from the exons ATGAAGGCTGTCCTCCTGGCTGACACAGAGATGGAACTTTATTCTACTGATATCCCCCCAACAAG GGCCGTGGACTTTGTTGGAAATTGCTACTCCACAGAAAGCTGCAAATGTAAAATAAAAGACATTGCATGTTTAAAATG TGGTAATGCTGTTGGCTACCATGTGGTTGTCCCTTGCAAACCGTGTTTGCTTTCCTGTAACAATGGCCATTTCTGGATGTTTCACAGCCAGGTGATCTATGCTGTCAACAGACTGGATTCCTCTG GTATTGATTTGCTTCTGTGGGGGAATTTACCAGATACAGAAGATGAAGAGAATGTATATAACCTATCTGATGATGAGTGTATCAGATGA